One window of Bacteroides sp. AN502(2024) genomic DNA carries:
- a CDS encoding YgiQ family radical SAM protein, translating to MKEYRLTDWLPTTKKEVELRGWNELDVILFSADAYVDHPSFGAAVIGRILEAEGLKIAIVPQPNWRDDLRDFKKLGRPRLFFGISGGCMDSMVNKYTANKRLRSEDAYTPDGRTDMRPEYPTTVYSQILKKLFPDVPVVIGGIEASLRRLSHYDYWQDKVQKSILCDSGADLLIYGMGEKPLPDLVKNMKSLLTAEEAVLTSNKFRTMIGSVPQTAYLCRATEWTPAEDDLQLYSHEECLADKKKQASNFRHIEEESNKYSASRITQAVGNKIVVVNPPYPPMSQEDLDHSFDLPYTRLPHPKYKGKRIPAYDMIKFSINIHRGCFGGCAFCTISAHQGKFIVSRSKESILKEVKEVIQLPDFKGYLSDLGGPSANMYQMKGKDEAICKKCKRPSCIHPKVCPNLNTDHRPLLDIYHAVDALPGIKKSFISSGVRYDLLLHQSKDEAINRSTAEYTRELIVNHVSGRLKVAPEHTSDRVLSIMRKPSFEQFETFKKIFDRINREENLRQQLIPYFISSHPGCHEEDMAELAVITKRLDFHLEQVQDFTPTPMTVATETWYSGLHPYTLEPIFSAKTQREKLAQRQFFFWYKPEERKNIINELRRIGRPDLIDKLYGKKR from the coding sequence ATGAAAGAATATCGATTAACCGACTGGTTACCCACTACCAAGAAAGAAGTAGAACTTCGCGGATGGAATGAATTAGATGTCATTCTATTCAGTGCTGATGCTTATGTGGATCATCCTTCTTTTGGTGCTGCCGTTATCGGACGCATTCTCGAAGCGGAAGGTCTGAAAATAGCTATTGTTCCCCAACCTAACTGGCGTGACGATCTGCGTGACTTCAAGAAATTAGGACGTCCACGGCTATTCTTCGGTATTTCAGGTGGATGTATGGACTCTATGGTCAATAAATATACCGCTAACAAACGACTACGCAGCGAAGACGCTTATACTCCGGACGGACGAACGGATATGCGTCCGGAATACCCTACCACGGTTTATAGCCAGATACTAAAGAAACTCTTTCCGGATGTTCCGGTAGTCATCGGAGGAATCGAAGCTAGTTTAAGGCGATTGAGCCATTATGATTATTGGCAGGACAAAGTGCAGAAGAGTATTTTGTGCGACAGTGGGGCAGATCTACTCATTTACGGAATGGGGGAAAAGCCTCTTCCAGATCTGGTGAAGAATATGAAAAGTCTGCTCACTGCTGAAGAGGCGGTACTGACAAGTAACAAATTCAGAACAATGATCGGTTCTGTACCCCAAACAGCCTATCTTTGTCGTGCAACAGAATGGACACCTGCCGAAGATGATCTTCAACTTTATTCACACGAAGAGTGTCTGGCTGATAAAAAGAAACAGGCTAGCAATTTCCGACATATCGAAGAAGAATCCAATAAATATTCGGCTTCCCGAATCACGCAAGCCGTCGGAAACAAGATAGTAGTAGTCAATCCTCCATATCCTCCGATGAGTCAGGAAGATCTCGATCATTCGTTTGATTTACCATATACCCGGTTACCTCACCCCAAATATAAAGGGAAACGGATTCCAGCTTATGATATGATTAAGTTTTCCATCAACATTCATCGGGGATGCTTTGGTGGCTGTGCTTTCTGCACCATTTCCGCCCATCAGGGAAAGTTTATTGTCAGCCGCAGCAAAGAGTCTATACTGAAAGAGGTAAAAGAGGTGATTCAGTTACCCGATTTCAAAGGATATTTAAGTGATTTGGGTGGTCCTTCCGCTAATATGTATCAGATGAAAGGGAAAGATGAAGCTATTTGCAAGAAGTGCAAACGACCATCGTGTATTCACCCGAAAGTCTGTCCGAATCTAAATACCGATCACCGCCCTCTACTGGATATTTACCATGCTGTGGATGCCTTGCCTGGAATCAAGAAATCGTTTATCAGCAGCGGTGTACGCTACGACCTGTTACTTCATCAAAGCAAAGATGAAGCAATCAACCGCAGCACTGCCGAATATACCCGCGAATTAATAGTCAATCATGTGAGTGGCCGGTTAAAAGTAGCTCCGGAACATACCAGTGACCGGGTATTATCTATAATGCGCAAACCTTCTTTTGAGCAATTTGAAACATTCAAAAAGATATTTGATCGTATCAACCGGGAAGAAAATCTGCGTCAACAACTGATTCCGTATTTTATCTCTTCACATCCCGGATGCCACGAAGAAGATATGGCGGAGCTTGCCGTTATCACTAAACGTCTGGACTTCCACTTGGAACAAGTGCAGGACTTCACTCCTACTCCGATGACAGTGGCTACCGAAACTTGGTATAGTGGACTCCATCCATACACGCTAGAACCCATATTCAGTGCGAAAACCCAACGGGAAAAACTTGCACAACGCCAATTCTTTTTCTGGTATAAACCGGAAGAACGGAAAAACATCATCAATGAGCTGAGACGTATCGGACGTCCAGATTTGATAGACAAGTTGTACGGAAAGAAAAGATAA
- the mfd gene encoding transcription-repair coupling factor: MTITELQQQYAAHPNMAVMKRLLKDTSVQTIFCGGLCASAASLFSSVLVQEGSCPFVFILGDLEEAGYFYHDLTQILGTERVLFFPSSFRRSIKYGQKDAANEILRTEVLTRLQKGEEGLCIVTYPDALAEKVVSRKELSNKTLKLNVGEKVDTTFITDVLHSYGFEYVDYVYEPGQYAVRGSIIDVFSFASEYPYRIDFFGDEVESIRTFEVESQLSREKKDGVSIVPDLAVTGDVTTSFLDFIPKETILAMRDFLWLRERIQVVRDEALTPQAIAVQEAEENGGITLEGKLIDGNEFSVRALDFRRLEFGNKPTGTPHASVTFNTSVQPIFHKNFDLVASSFKGYLENGYSLYICSDSMKQTDRIKAIFEARGDKINFTSVERTIHEGFVDNTLRLCIFTDHQLFDRFHKYNLKSDKARSGKVALSLKELNQFTPGDYVVHTDHGIGRFAGLVRIPNGDTTQEVLKLVFQNEDVVFVSIHSLHKVSKYKGKEGEAPRLNKLGTGAWEKLKERTKSKIKDIARDLIKLYSQRRQEKGFSYSPDSFLQRELEASFIYEDTPDQSKATIDVKADMESDRPMDRLICGDVGFGKTEVAIRAAFKAVADNKQVAVLVPTTVLAYQHFQTFRERLKGLPCRVEYLSRARTAAQTKAVLKGLKDGDVGILIGTHRILGKDVQFKDLGLLIVDEEQKFGVSVKEKLRQLKVNVDTLTMTATPIPRTLQFSLMGARDLSVISTPPPNRYPIQTEVHTFNEEVITDAINFEMSRNGQVFFVNNRIANLPELKAMIERHIPDCRVAIGHGQMEPTELEKIILDFVNYDYDVLLATTIIESGIDIPNANTIIINQAQNFGLSDLHQMRGRVGRSNKKAFCYLLAPPLSSLTAEGKRRLQAIENFSDLGSGIHIAMQDLDIRGAGNLLGAEQSGFIADLGYETYQKILTEAVHELKTDEFAELYADEIKGEGQISGEEFVDECQVESDLELLLPANYVTGSSERMLLYRELDGLTLDKEVESFRARLEDRFGPVPRETEELLRIVPLRRLAARLGAEKIFLKGGRMTLFFVSNPDSPFYQSKAFGKVIDYMMKYTRRCDLREQSGRRSMLIKNVTNVETAVSVLQEIVALQ, translated from the coding sequence ATGACAATAACTGAGTTGCAACAACAATATGCTGCCCACCCCAATATGGCAGTAATGAAGCGCTTGTTGAAGGACACTTCCGTTCAGACTATTTTTTGCGGAGGACTGTGTGCATCCGCCGCTTCTCTTTTTTCTTCCGTACTGGTGCAAGAGGGTAGTTGCCCGTTTGTATTTATTTTAGGTGATCTTGAAGAGGCCGGATATTTCTATCATGACTTGACACAGATATTGGGTACGGAAAGAGTATTGTTCTTTCCATCTTCGTTCCGTCGCTCCATCAAGTACGGACAAAAAGATGCGGCCAATGAGATTTTGCGTACAGAAGTACTTACCCGTTTGCAAAAAGGGGAAGAGGGATTATGTATTGTTACGTATCCGGATGCATTGGCGGAGAAAGTGGTGTCGCGCAAGGAATTGAGTAATAAAACGCTGAAACTGAATGTAGGAGAGAAAGTGGATACCACTTTCATTACCGATGTGTTGCATAGTTATGGTTTTGAATATGTAGACTACGTATATGAACCGGGACAATATGCTGTTCGTGGTAGTATTATCGATGTCTTCTCTTTTGCTTCGGAATATCCTTATCGCATCGATTTCTTTGGTGATGAAGTGGAAAGTATCCGTACCTTTGAAGTGGAATCTCAATTATCCCGTGAGAAGAAAGATGGAGTGTCTATTGTTCCCGATTTGGCGGTGACAGGTGATGTAACGACTTCTTTTCTGGATTTCATTCCGAAAGAGACTATCTTGGCAATGCGCGATTTTCTTTGGTTACGCGAACGGATTCAGGTGGTACGTGATGAGGCGCTGACCCCACAGGCAATAGCCGTTCAGGAAGCTGAAGAGAACGGTGGCATTACATTGGAAGGGAAATTGATAGATGGTAATGAGTTTTCTGTACGGGCACTTGATTTCCGGCGGTTGGAATTCGGTAACAAACCGACCGGAACGCCCCATGCCAGCGTTACTTTCAATACATCTGTCCAGCCTATCTTTCATAAAAATTTCGATCTGGTAGCTTCTTCTTTCAAGGGGTATCTGGAAAATGGCTATTCGCTTTATATCTGTAGTGACAGCATGAAGCAAACAGATCGTATCAAAGCGATTTTTGAGGCTCGGGGTGATAAGATTAATTTTACTTCAGTAGAACGTACCATTCACGAAGGTTTTGTAGATAACACATTGCGGCTCTGTATCTTCACAGACCATCAGTTGTTTGATCGTTTTCATAAATATAATCTGAAAAGTGATAAAGCCCGTTCGGGAAAAGTGGCACTGTCTTTGAAAGAACTGAACCAGTTCACTCCGGGGGACTATGTGGTGCATACAGATCATGGTATCGGACGTTTTGCCGGCTTGGTACGCATTCCGAATGGTGATACTACGCAGGAGGTTTTGAAACTGGTGTTTCAAAATGAAGATGTGGTGTTCGTTTCTATTCATTCCTTGCATAAGGTTTCCAAATATAAAGGTAAAGAAGGAGAGGCTCCCCGCCTTAACAAATTAGGTACAGGTGCATGGGAGAAACTGAAAGAACGTACGAAGAGTAAAATCAAGGATATTGCCCGTGATTTGATTAAATTGTATTCGCAACGTCGTCAGGAGAAAGGCTTTTCTTACAGTCCCGATAGTTTCTTGCAGCGTGAACTGGAAGCATCCTTTATTTATGAGGATACACCGGATCAGAGCAAGGCAACGATTGATGTCAAGGCAGATATGGAAAGTGACCGTCCGATGGATCGTCTGATTTGCGGAGATGTAGGATTTGGAAAAACCGAGGTAGCGATCCGTGCGGCTTTCAAAGCCGTTGCCGATAATAAACAAGTAGCTGTTCTGGTTCCGACAACAGTGCTTGCTTACCAGCATTTTCAGACTTTTCGTGAGCGTCTGAAAGGGTTACCGTGCCGGGTGGAATATTTAAGCCGTGCACGTACTGCCGCACAGACTAAGGCTGTATTGAAGGGATTGAAAGATGGAGATGTAGGTATTCTGATAGGTACCCACCGTATTCTGGGTAAAGATGTTCAGTTTAAAGACTTGGGATTGCTGATTGTTGACGAAGAGCAGAAGTTCGGAGTTTCCGTAAAAGAAAAACTGCGTCAGTTGAAAGTGAATGTGGATACACTGACTATGACTGCTACTCCGATTCCCCGTACCCTTCAATTCTCATTGATGGGTGCACGCGACTTGAGTGTGATTTCTACTCCGCCACCTAACCGCTATCCGATTCAGACAGAAGTACATACTTTTAATGAAGAAGTGATAACGGATGCCATCAATTTTGAGATGAGCCGCAATGGTCAAGTCTTCTTTGTCAATAACCGAATTGCGAACTTGCCGGAATTGAAGGCGATGATCGAACGTCATATCCCGGATTGCCGTGTCGCAATTGGACATGGACAGATGGAACCGACAGAGCTGGAGAAGATTATTCTGGATTTTGTCAACTATGACTATGATGTACTTTTAGCTACCACAATCATTGAAAGTGGTATTGATATTCCGAATGCCAACACTATCATTATCAATCAGGCACAAAACTTTGGATTGAGCGATCTCCATCAGATGCGTGGACGGGTAGGACGCAGCAATAAGAAAGCTTTTTGTTATCTGCTGGCTCCTCCGTTAAGTAGTTTGACTGCTGAAGGAAAACGACGTCTTCAAGCGATTGAGAACTTTAGTGATCTGGGAAGTGGTATTCATATCGCTATGCAGGATTTGGATATCCGTGGAGCCGGAAATCTGCTTGGAGCCGAGCAAAGTGGATTTATTGCCGATTTGGGATATGAGACATATCAGAAAATTCTAACCGAAGCTGTCCATGAGTTGAAGACAGATGAGTTTGCAGAACTGTATGCGGATGAAATCAAGGGGGAAGGACAAATTAGTGGAGAAGAGTTTGTAGACGAGTGTCAGGTAGAAAGCGACCTCGAACTATTATTACCCGCCAATTACGTAACTGGCAGCAGCGAACGCATGTTGCTCTATCGTGAACTGGATGGACTGACATTGGACAAAGAGGTGGAATCTTTCCGTGCCCGTCTCGAAGACCGTTTCGGACCGGTTCCCCGGGAAACGGAAGAACTACTCCGTATTGTGCCTTTACGTCGTCTTGCAGCTCGTTTGGGTGCAGAGAAAATCTTCCTGAAAGGCGGACGGATGACCTTGTTCTTTGTTTCCAATCCGGATAGTCCGTTCTATCAAAGTAAGGCTTTTGGTAAAGTGATAGATTATATGATGAAATATACCCGTCGTTGTGATTTGCGTGAACAGAGCGGTAGACGGAGTATGTTGATTAAGAATGTTACCAATGTGGAGACGGCAGTCAGTGTGTTGCAGGAGATTGTGGCTTTGCAATGA
- a CDS encoding polyprenol monophosphomannose synthase, with translation MQTSDSIVIIPTYNERENIENIIRAVLGFPQVFHILVIEDGSPDGTATIVRKLQQEFPERLFMIERKGKLGLGTAYITGFKWALEHAYEYIFEMDADFSHNPNDLPRLYQACSEQGGDVSIGSRYVSGVNVVNWPMGRVLMSYFASKYVRFITGIPVHDTTAGFVCYHRQVLETINLDHIRFKGYAFQIEMKFTAYKCGFKIIEVPVIFINRELGTSKMNSSIFGEAIFGVIKLKVNSWFHKFPQKK, from the coding sequence ATGCAGACATCGGATAGCATTGTAATTATTCCTACCTATAATGAACGGGAGAACATAGAAAATATCATCCGTGCCGTTCTCGGCTTTCCCCAAGTATTCCATATTCTGGTCATAGAAGACGGCTCTCCGGACGGAACGGCAACTATCGTAAGAAAACTGCAACAAGAATTTCCCGAACGGCTTTTTATGATTGAACGTAAAGGAAAACTGGGACTGGGTACTGCTTACATTACCGGATTTAAATGGGCACTGGAGCACGCATACGAATATATTTTTGAAATGGATGCAGACTTCAGTCATAATCCGAATGATTTACCCCGCTTGTATCAGGCTTGTTCGGAACAAGGAGGAGATGTATCCATCGGTTCTCGTTATGTCAGCGGAGTGAATGTAGTAAATTGGCCGATGGGACGGGTATTGATGTCATACTTCGCCTCTAAATATGTGCGGTTTATCACCGGAATACCTGTACATGACACCACTGCCGGATTTGTTTGCTACCACCGTCAGGTATTGGAAACAATCAATTTAGATCATATTCGTTTTAAAGGATATGCCTTTCAGATTGAAATGAAATTCACTGCTTACAAGTGTGGTTTCAAAATCATCGAGGTTCCCGTTATCTTCATTAATCGTGAATTAGGAACTTCTAAAATGAATAGTAGCATCTTTGGAGAAGCCATATTTGGTGTGATAAAATTAAAGGTTAATAGTTGGTTCCACAAATTCCCACAAAAGAAATGA
- a CDS encoding dihydroorotase, protein MKRTLIQNAVIVNEGRKVPGSVVIENEKIAEIWVGEENATAPCDEIIDATGCYLLPGAIDEHVHFRDPGLTHKADITTESRAAAAGGVTSIMDMPNTNPQTTTLEALEEKFTLLGKKSAVNYSCYFGATNNNYIQFAQLDKHRVCGVKLFMGSSTGNMLVDRMVSLRNIFDGTDLLIAAHCEDQGIIKENTDKYKKEYGDYVPLALHPLLRSEEACYRSSELAVQLARETNARLHIMHISTAKELSLFSNNVPLVEKKITAEACVSHLLFTEENYQTLGARIKCNPAIKTAQDRKALQEAVNSGLIDAIATDHAPHLLCEKEGGALKAMSGMPMIQFSLVSMLELTEKGVFTIEKVVEKMAHAPAQMYEIQNRGFIRKGYQADLVLVRPGSEWTVTADCILSKCKWSPLEGHTFNWKVEKTFVNGHLLYNNGEIDETYRGQELRFR, encoded by the coding sequence ATGAAACGTACGCTGATTCAAAACGCCGTTATTGTCAACGAAGGAAGAAAAGTTCCGGGTTCTGTAGTAATCGAGAACGAAAAAATAGCCGAAATATGGGTCGGTGAAGAAAACGCGACTGCCCCCTGTGACGAGATCATAGACGCAACCGGATGTTATCTTTTGCCGGGTGCCATCGACGAACATGTGCATTTCCGCGATCCCGGACTGACTCATAAGGCAGATATCACCACAGAAAGTCGTGCTGCGGCAGCAGGAGGTGTCACCTCTATCATGGATATGCCCAATACCAATCCGCAAACGACTACATTGGAAGCTTTGGAAGAAAAATTTACTCTGTTAGGTAAAAAGTCGGCTGTCAACTATTCCTGCTATTTCGGAGCAACGAATAATAACTATATTCAGTTCGCACAACTGGATAAACACCGGGTTTGTGGAGTGAAGTTATTTATGGGGTCAAGCACGGGCAATATGCTGGTAGACCGGATGGTCAGTCTGCGTAATATATTCGATGGAACCGATCTGCTCATCGCTGCTCATTGCGAAGATCAGGGAATTATCAAAGAAAATACGGATAAATATAAGAAAGAATACGGAGACTATGTGCCTTTGGCTCTTCATCCACTCCTCCGTTCGGAAGAGGCTTGCTATCGTTCGTCCGAACTGGCAGTGCAGTTGGCACGTGAGACAAACGCCCGCCTGCACATCATGCATATTTCCACAGCTAAAGAGCTGAGCCTGTTTTCTAATAATGTACCTTTGGTAGAAAAGAAGATCACGGCAGAAGCCTGTGTTTCTCATCTGCTTTTTACGGAAGAGAACTATCAGACACTGGGTGCCCGCATCAAATGCAACCCTGCCATTAAGACAGCGCAAGACCGGAAAGCTTTGCAAGAGGCTGTCAATAGCGGTTTGATTGATGCTATTGCCACAGATCATGCCCCACACTTACTTTGCGAAAAAGAAGGCGGTGCTTTAAAAGCAATGTCCGGAATGCCGATGATTCAGTTCTCACTCGTCAGCATGTTGGAGTTGACAGAAAAAGGAGTGTTTACTATCGAAAAAGTAGTAGAAAAGATGGCTCATGCTCCTGCGCAAATGTATGAAATACAAAACAGAGGATTCATCCGCAAAGGTTATCAGGCCGACTTGGTACTAGTCCGTCCCGGAAGCGAATGGACGGTAACAGCCGATTGTATTCTTAGCAAATGCAAATGGAGTCCATTAGAAGGACACACATTCAACTGGAAAGTAGAGAAAACATTTGTAAACGGACACCTGTTATATAACAACGGAGAAATAGACGAGACTTATCGTGGACAGGAATTAAGATTCAGATAA
- a CDS encoding vitamin B12 dependent-methionine synthase activation domain-containing protein has product MSTILSNKIHTVTPYINWIYFFHAWGFQPRFAAIANIHGCDACRASWLTTFSEEERNKASEAMQLFKEANRMLDLLDRDYEVRSLFKLCKANSDGDNLIIEKEKDRFITFPLLRQQTPKRDGSPFLCLSDFIRPISSGIPDTIGAFASSIDADMEELYEQDPYKHLLVQTLSDRLAEAATEKMHEYVRKEAWGYAKDENLSIADLLVEKYQGIRPAIGYPSLPDQSVNFLLDELLDMKQIGISLTENGAMYPHASVCGLMFAHPASEYFSVGKIGQDQLEDYARRRGKSIEEMCKFLAANLQ; this is encoded by the coding sequence ATGAGTACCATTTTATCAAATAAAATACATACAGTCACCCCCTACATCAACTGGATTTACTTTTTCCACGCATGGGGTTTCCAGCCGCGTTTTGCCGCCATCGCCAACATCCACGGATGTGATGCCTGTCGTGCCTCGTGGCTGACAACTTTCTCGGAAGAAGAACGTAATAAAGCTTCCGAAGCAATGCAGCTATTCAAAGAAGCCAACCGGATGCTAGATCTGCTTGACCGGGATTATGAAGTAAGGAGCTTATTCAAGCTTTGCAAAGCAAACTCTGACGGAGATAACCTGATTATTGAAAAAGAAAAAGACCGATTCATCACTTTTCCTTTACTGCGCCAACAAACCCCGAAAAGAGATGGCAGTCCTTTTCTTTGTCTAAGTGACTTTATCCGCCCGATATCTTCCGGCATCCCGGATACCATCGGTGCTTTTGCCTCTTCCATTGATGCGGACATGGAAGAACTGTACGAACAGGACCCCTATAAACATTTGCTTGTCCAAACCCTCTCCGACCGACTGGCAGAAGCAGCAACAGAAAAGATGCATGAGTATGTGCGCAAAGAAGCATGGGGATATGCCAAAGACGAAAATTTAAGCATAGCGGATTTATTGGTCGAAAAGTATCAAGGCATCCGACCTGCTATCGGCTACCCGTCCTTACCGGATCAATCTGTCAACTTCCTGTTGGATGAACTATTGGATATGAAACAGATAGGCATTTCACTGACCGAAAACGGAGCTATGTACCCGCACGCTTCTGTTTGCGGACTTATGTTTGCGCATCCTGCTTCCGAATACTTCTCCGTCGGAAAGATTGGACAAGACCAACTCGAAGATTATGCCCGTCGCCGGGGAAAAAGTATCGAAGAAATGTGTAAGTTTTTGGCAGCCAATCTTCAATAG
- a CDS encoding RNA polymerase sigma factor, translated as MIEQTTEVSTSIEQEFLSVICEYERVIYKVCYLYANSNAPLNDLYQDVVLNLWKAYPKFRKECKISTWIYRIALNTCISFYRKEKNVPEIVSLTKDTNWIIEAHDPINEMLKQLYQRINQLGQLDKSIILLYLEDKSYEEIAEITGLTVTNVATKLSRIKDKLKRMKKEE; from the coding sequence ATGATAGAACAAACAACGGAGGTTAGCACCTCTATTGAGCAAGAGTTTTTATCAGTGATCTGCGAATATGAACGTGTGATCTACAAGGTATGCTATCTGTATGCCAATTCCAATGCTCCTCTCAATGATCTGTATCAGGATGTGGTATTAAACCTTTGGAAAGCCTACCCTAAATTCAGAAAAGAATGTAAGATTTCCACCTGGATTTACCGCATTGCCCTCAATACCTGTATCAGCTTCTATCGCAAAGAAAAGAATGTGCCGGAAATAGTCAGCCTCACCAAAGATACCAACTGGATCATAGAAGCACACGACCCGATCAACGAAATGCTGAAACAGCTCTATCAGAGGATTAACCAACTGGGACAGCTCGACAAATCAATTATCCTGCTTTATCTCGAAGACAAGAGTTATGAAGAAATAGCAGAAATCACCGGACTGACGGTTACCAATGTAGCAACCAAATTAAGTCGTATCAAAGACAAACTGAAAAGAATGAAAAAGGAGGAATAA